Genomic window (Asterias rubens unplaced genomic scaffold, eAstRub1.3, whole genome shotgun sequence):
CCAAGTAGAAATAACTAAGTAACTAATCAACCAagtaagtaaacaaaacataaagtcAGTAGTGCCGATTTCATTATaagaaaatgtaaacaaacccacATGGCATGTTTGGATGGCCATGTCGTGTgggtttgtttactttttctttttagtAGCGTTGGTTGAATCTGGAAGCATTaacttgaaatgttttaataaatCGAAACCAGCATTTTAATAATTAACATCAGACGGTAGCCAATGAATCTATATCTCATCAATACTATGATTTATAGGCATAATAAAAGCTCTATACAAGCCGCAGTCAAGTACTAAAAAGTTGTTTCTTTTACCTTCACATGGAGAGCGCCATCTTGAAATACCGCCCTCTCTTGACAAATATTGTGCCAATTTGAATGACTTGCACCTAGACTTCCATCACGATCAACCAAGCGTTGATTGGTCCAAGTCACAGACTAAAATGAGAGCCCATACTTTTGCATGCACACAAGTAGAGCAGAACATTCATTACTGTCTTCGGTTATTTTTGCTAACTTTATTGTCAAAATATGTTGAAACACACGGTATTTAGAAGTCTATTCAGCAGGAAAGTATACAGCAGACTTAGGTAAGTTTAAATTATCAAACCTTTGcaatttttaaactgtgtaatTAAATTTACACACGATTTTTTTAAgggaacatttaaaaaaaacaattgcatatgcaataatgtccgccggacggttttgcatatgcaatcgtgtccgcccggacacatttgcatatgcagttgtgtccgctcccgtgcaaaaccgtccttgcagttaATTAACCGCCCTAGGTCGACAGAACACGTTCAATATTCGGATAActtggcgccaccactttttcacttatttttacaaaaatggatatatcaatgaggtaaattagatactatattatttcatatcgaatgaaaaagtggtggcgccatgcggaaacttttcccaatatTCTTTTGTTCAAGCTAATTATAAGGGCATGTCATGAATGAATGACATTTGTTGACATGGGATTGGAAATGTTTGGCCGTTGGATATTCGCTGAAATcataaaatacatgaatattcatgctgcataataCATTATATGTAGGTTCAGTGCGtccacgctcgcttacgcgcgcacatacattgTCCATCGAACGGTTTTTGcgtagccccggacacgattgcatatgcacaagtgtccggagcggacagtattgcatggcggacacaattgcatctgacaccaaATTAGATTAGAGGAAGGTTTGTTGAATTTGTTAATGCATTTGTACTCTAGTGCATTGCACACATTGAAGGAGGAGCACAACGTCTGAAACAAAGTGGTGTTCCAAATCTACTCGATCCTAGAACAGTAGTATGAGGTGCCTCCCGCTATCGTCTGGGTTCTAGGAGTACATGGAGTATGTTTGATCCAGataaatttgaaatgaatttctGTCCGACTAGCCCGACTCAAAAATGTGTCGAGATTTGCTCTATTTTTATCATGttcaaaaatcaaaacacatatgGTGACAGGATTCCTGGTGACATCTTGAggacccatttttttttaaattgttgcaaTTGGTTTAAATATACTCTATCTATAACTTCTCTCAGAATAATGAAGATATGTTCCTTGAATGAAGTTTATAAACTCAAAAAGCAAGCTTGTtaccaaaagaagaaaaacaaaattaaacatacCTTCTTATTCATTTTGATTATAGTTTCAGCAATGACTCTGTATTCACCCACAGATACAGGGTGCATTTTGGTTAGCTTCCCCAGCTCTACCCCGCAGGGCTcattcaggtgagcccctgacaagagctaatcgaacgatcactcgccctctcgtgttgACGTCTAGCACATCGGGCCAGCACCAAGTGACCCGtcccacaagcagggcacttggggctgacccgggtgagccccctggaatgacatcaaagctatAGGAACGCACCGGGAGGCATATCAAGGTCGACCCGGCGGGAAGCTAATCCAATGCACCGGTAGATATAGGGTATAAACGTACACTCAACGAAAATTTACTTTTGATTTCTACAGGAGTGGCAGGTTACTAGCAGTGGTTCATCCTGCTCGTCAAATCAGTAACTATGAAGATGAAATTGAAGATGTAAGTTTCTTATTGTCATTGAATTAATCCAGCTACCACTGTCTTGGAGAGTGTCACCAATCAGCATTGCTCTCCTGTACACTTTCTCAGAGATTGTCAggtagctagaagcagttcCAGTTCctattcgaactgcctctagctacctgggcccaatttcatagagctgtatGAAATtacttccttgataaaaataggattacaaaccaaatttccacgtgattttcgggataagtaaacaacagctgaataccagtaacaagaaatatgcaacaaatggaaatttgattgttaatcctgttttcatcaaggaagaaatttcatgctaagcaaatttttgtgcttagcagctctctgaaattgggccctggtctacagtagttggtaagacactgctctagaattgcaagggtcgtgggttcgaatcccacccgagtaatatgcctgtgatgtcTTTTACAGAAATCGGAaaaagtactgattatacagtgctaacacacatcggtgtaagggtcaaaaccCAATTTTACCAAGAAACAATTTTTATTACTGTAATATTTGTTCACTGTATTGGTACCTCATATAAtttctaataaataaatagtaattaTGCGATTGAAAACTGTCATTTTCGAGCAAGCTTTATTTGATCTCGAAGATTTCATTGTTcaattaagtaaaaaaaaactaacactGTGTGTAATGTTAACTAAACGTGACTTCTTTCTCTCGTCCAGCTCAAAATACAGCAGATACCTGAGCAGGTTATTCCTGAACCCAGTGACTCTAGAGTCCATGAGATCATGAACTTCTTCATTCAGGGGTATGATTGTTCGGCTGTAGAGCACTACGCTCAGTACACCCACAACCTGGCCAAGAACATGGATCTTATGATATTTGACAGGTAACATTGTCTCAATTATATATGAAACTAGTCTTAGTTAGTAACCAATATGACTTTCCaaattttcttttcaagaaaCTGTGGGACTTTAAGTCTTACAAAATATCGCTCAAAATTTGTCCATTTCGGTccaaatattatatttatacaTGATTTACAAGTCATTGCGTCACACCATAGCTCCATGGAATTAGGCCCTGGATTGACTAACGGCATAACATTATAATTTTGACTGTTTGTTATTTTCCAGTTATGCAATGCCCACCAAGAGGACTCTGGTACACACATTACAGACTCCAGGTCTCAAGGATAATATGAAGCCCAGAGACTTCACAATCAAAACCCATGAAAGAGTCATACAGGTAAAGACAGTGTTGTACACTCGCTCAGTATCTCAACCCTCTGGAACCCATTTAACCCTGGATGATGAGAAGCAATATAGCTATAGAAGTATCTTGACTATGGACATGAGTGTCACGACcaggggatttgaacccacactctaacgACTCAGCCaccaggggcccaatttcatagagctgcttaaaagcaaaaaatgtgcttaaaggcagtggacactattggtaattgtcaaagactagccttcacagttggtgtatctcaacatatgcataaaataacaaacctgtgaaaattagagctcaatcggtcatcgaacttgcgagataataatgaaagaaaaaacacccttgccacacgaagttgtgtgcgtttagatggttgattttgtgacctcaagttctaaatctgaggtctcgaaatcaaattcgtggaaaattacttctttctcgaaaactacgtcacttacgAAATacccgtttcgcacaatgttttataccatcaacctctccccattactcgtcaccaagtaaggttttatgccaataattttgttgagtaattaccgatagtgtccactgcctttaagcacgaaaatagctcgcttatttttcacatgttactggcaaaaatttcgtgccatatacattgcttgtgactggtatttagctgttgttaacttagcataacaattgagtggagtcttggccggtaatctgattctactaagcaaggattcttttgcttaagcaaaattttgtgcttaagcagctctatgaaattgggcgcagagcttgagtttgatgcACTAGACTGTGGCCCTGATTCAATTCTGG
Coding sequences:
- the LOC117305779 gene encoding 39S ribosomal protein L48, mitochondrial-like, encoding MLKHTVFRSLFSRKVYSRLRSGRLLAVVHPARQISNYEDEIEDLKIQQIPEQVIPEPSDSRVHEIMNFFIQGYDCSAVEHYAQYTHNLAKNMDLMIFDSYAMPTKRTLVHTLQTPGLKDNMKPRDFTIKTHERVIQLQELQGTIAPIFLELLQVNLPEGVTLKVEPHTQYHNTQRYIQKEIPKDLL